A region from the Flavobacteriales bacterium genome encodes:
- a CDS encoding DUF11 domain-containing protein, with protein sequence MNLQRLVVPAFLLVFIVNTRTAAQFTVPDPAFAARLSLMVPAAMNGAVLDTLHPSVAALTYMNVAGAGLTDLNGVQYFTGLQTLVCSNNYLTSMPVLPDAIQELQCQSNGITAFTNLPSSLVVLQCQDNALASLPALPLGLEWLFCFNNGLVALPALPSTLTQLACMYNLLTSLPLLPASLEVLLCNNNSITGTLGPLPAALDRLSCDNNMITAVSALPASLSLLTCAANQLTALPALPASLRELDCDQNSISVMPALPNAMRMLSCVQNQLNALPTLPDSLLQLTCYSNQLAGLPALPAALQNLTCPNNPIGTLPALPSTLVVLYAANNGLSSLPALPNGLTTLFCFNNQLTGLPVLPDSLSLLNCGQNLLTDLPALPAQLQNLLCADNPIACLPVLPNSLSGIVCNNTNVICLPNVPASYSAVSSNLGFPLTVCNVLSPCPFSAEAITGTVFNDTNGNGVKDPGEPAFTNAVIEAQPGGFLTSPDATGNYVLPMVAGTFMLDGQDVQYHTRTTAPANITLTPLQIDSLNDIGYQAIPGVYDLVVDLTTMPARPGFDNTVYLTVENIGTEPAVANMAFTFDATQTWVSSSTAPDTQAGNNATWSATVPVGGSWGTVVTLNTDAGVAIGTPLAHLFTATPSVQDTTPADNSLAWTGMVVGAYDPNDKQVLPEAVSPAQVLAGTKLEYTIRFQNTGTFPAERVIITDTLSTDLLWSTMELVSTSHTTDWYIHQGVLHFVMDPINLPDSASDEPGSHGFVKFRMAPVSTLQNGDQVANVANIYFDFNEPIVTPPAVFTVDLSVGVGANEGDGFSVYPNPVEDLLNVLVSGPGAVLEMHAVDGRLISSQKLAGAPHVLHLDDLRSGLYLVSVVYSDGRRVVQGVVKR encoded by the coding sequence ATGAACCTGCAGCGCCTTGTTGTTCCCGCCTTCCTCCTCGTATTCATCGTGAACACGCGCACTGCGGCCCAGTTCACCGTGCCGGACCCTGCATTTGCTGCGCGTCTTTCCTTGATGGTGCCGGCCGCCATGAACGGTGCCGTGCTCGACACGCTGCATCCGTCCGTGGCGGCGCTCACCTACATGAACGTTGCAGGAGCAGGTTTAACAGACCTCAATGGAGTACAGTATTTCACTGGCTTGCAGACGCTGGTCTGCTCCAACAACTACCTCACCAGCATGCCGGTATTGCCGGACGCCATCCAGGAGCTGCAGTGCCAATCCAACGGGATCACCGCGTTCACAAACCTGCCAAGTAGCCTAGTGGTCTTGCAATGCCAGGACAATGCACTCGCATCGTTGCCTGCTCTACCGCTTGGGCTCGAATGGCTGTTTTGCTTCAACAACGGGTTGGTGGCGTTGCCCGCGCTCCCCAGCACGCTTACCCAGCTGGCGTGCATGTACAACCTGCTCACCAGCTTACCGCTGCTGCCGGCATCTTTGGAGGTGCTGCTGTGCAACAACAACTCGATCACAGGAACATTGGGTCCATTGCCGGCAGCGCTTGACCGTTTGTCATGTGACAACAACATGATAACGGCAGTATCCGCACTGCCGGCCTCGTTGTCGTTGCTTACTTGCGCGGCCAACCAGCTGACCGCTTTGCCGGCATTGCCTGCCAGTTTGCGCGAATTGGATTGCGATCAGAACAGCATCAGCGTGATGCCAGCGCTGCCCAACGCCATGCGCATGCTCAGTTGCGTCCAGAACCAGCTCAACGCGCTGCCGACGTTGCCGGATTCGCTGCTCCAGCTCACGTGCTATAGCAACCAACTCGCTGGCCTGCCTGCACTGCCGGCGGCGTTGCAGAACCTCACATGCCCCAACAATCCCATCGGCACCCTGCCAGCGCTTCCCTCCACGCTGGTCGTGCTCTATGCTGCCAACAATGGGCTGTCCAGCCTTCCAGCGTTGCCCAATGGCCTCACCACGCTCTTCTGCTTCAACAACCAGTTGACCGGCCTGCCGGTGTTGCCTGACTCGCTCAGCCTGCTCAACTGCGGACAAAACCTGTTGACCGACCTTCCTGCGTTGCCCGCGCAATTGCAGAACCTCCTCTGCGCCGACAATCCCATCGCGTGCTTGCCGGTGCTGCCGAATTCGCTGTCCGGCATCGTTTGCAACAACACCAACGTGATCTGCCTGCCCAACGTGCCCGCATCTTACAGCGCCGTGTCCAGCAACTTGGGTTTCCCGCTCACGGTGTGCAACGTGCTCTCGCCCTGTCCGTTCAGTGCTGAGGCCATCACGGGTACGGTGTTCAACGACACCAATGGCAATGGTGTCAAGGACCCGGGTGAGCCGGCTTTCACCAATGCCGTCATCGAAGCGCAGCCCGGCGGTTTCCTCACCAGCCCCGATGCAACGGGCAACTATGTGCTGCCCATGGTTGCTGGCACCTTCATGCTCGATGGCCAGGACGTGCAGTACCACACTCGCACCACTGCACCCGCGAACATCACGTTAACCCCGTTGCAGATCGACTCCTTGAACGACATCGGATACCAGGCCATTCCCGGCGTGTACGATCTGGTAGTGGACCTTACGACGATGCCGGCGCGGCCCGGCTTCGACAACACGGTGTACCTCACCGTGGAGAACATCGGAACGGAGCCCGCCGTTGCCAACATGGCCTTCACGTTCGATGCCACGCAGACCTGGGTGAGCAGCAGTACAGCACCCGATACGCAAGCGGGCAACAATGCCACCTGGTCCGCCACTGTTCCGGTCGGCGGCTCCTGGGGGACCGTGGTGACGCTCAACACCGATGCTGGTGTGGCCATCGGCACTCCGCTCGCGCACCTCTTCACCGCTACGCCCAGTGTTCAGGACACCACGCCAGCGGACAATTCGCTGGCATGGACAGGAATGGTCGTAGGCGCGTACGACCCGAACGACAAGCAGGTGCTGCCCGAAGCCGTGAGCCCGGCGCAAGTGCTGGCCGGGACCAAGCTCGAATACACCATCCGTTTCCAGAATACCGGCACGTTCCCAGCGGAGCGCGTCATCATCACCGATACGCTGAGCACGGACCTTCTCTGGAGCACCATGGAACTGGTGAGCACCTCACACACAACGGATTGGTACATCCACCAAGGCGTGCTTCACTTCGTGATGGACCCGATCAACCTGCCCGACAGTGCCAGCGATGAACCCGGCAGCCATGGCTTTGTGAAGTTCCGGATGGCCCCGGTGAGCACCCTGCAGAACGGTGACCAGGTAGCGAACGTGGCCAACATCTACTTCGACTTCAACGAGCCGATCGTCACACCCCCGGCCGTCTTTACCGTTGACTTGTCCGTGGGAGTGGGGGCGAACGAAGGCGATGGCTTCAGCGTCTATCCGAACCCGGTGGAGGATCTGCTGAACGTGCTGGTGAGCGGTCCTGGAGCGGTGTTGGAGATGCATGCGGTGGACGGCCGCTTGATCAGCTCGCAGAAGCTGGCCGGCGCACCACACGTTTTGCACCTGGACGATCTCCGTAGCGGACTCTACCTCGTGAGTGTGGTGTACAGCGATGGCCGCCGCGTGGTGCAGGGGGTCGTGAAGCGGTAG
- a CDS encoding fibronectin type III domain-containing protein, with the protein MKGNIKLTLGRQTPVKVAALMRVVVSRMKDNPHYPMPLVPLDAMSAKEKELTAAILEAINGSGVARAVRNKVLAEAKEMLNKQADYVRGIANGDKEILATSGFELQRDRTYAGVPEAPVNLQSAPIGGGAVRLRWSRVRGAAAYMVERTNDDPSSVEATWSLLEVTVKARITIKGLVRLKEAWYRVRAVGAEGTGLYSNPKSAFAL; encoded by the coding sequence ATGAAAGGCAACATCAAGCTCACCCTCGGCCGCCAGACACCCGTAAAGGTGGCGGCTTTGATGCGCGTCGTTGTTTCAAGGATGAAGGACAATCCCCATTACCCGATGCCCTTGGTCCCGCTTGATGCCATGTCGGCCAAAGAGAAGGAACTTACCGCTGCCATACTGGAAGCGATCAATGGAAGTGGCGTGGCCCGTGCGGTGCGCAACAAGGTGCTGGCCGAGGCAAAGGAGATGCTGAACAAGCAAGCGGACTATGTGCGTGGCATTGCCAACGGGGACAAGGAGATACTTGCCACCAGCGGTTTCGAACTGCAACGCGACCGAACGTATGCCGGCGTTCCGGAGGCGCCGGTCAACTTGCAGAGTGCACCTATCGGTGGCGGTGCCGTCCGGTTGCGATGGAGCCGCGTGCGCGGTGCTGCAGCTTACATGGTGGAACGCACCAATGATGATCCGTCATCAGTTGAAGCTACCTGGTCGTTGCTGGAAGTGACCGTGAAGGCCCGCATCACCATCAAAGGCCTGGTGCGATTGAAGGAAGCTTGGTACCGCGTGCGCGCTGTTGGCGCTGAAGGCACGGGCCTTTACAGCAATCCCAAGAGCGCCTTCGCCTTGTAA
- a CDS encoding HNH endonuclease — protein MKKEDYFKQSRAEGLPKRCPILEYCARRMFTMYFYGDYRQDDVVQALKGYLPKDFAEKAIGYFGEAPVWQAARDRKSGYFHGMCPEVNLFDHEHQLGGMEGTASCGGSWNYENGKREQRLEHKHFSECSEFSKHAYDTLPTRLGRSAESPLKPKRVSISKKLRFEILQRDKFTCQYCNRSKDDGVKLQVDHHIPVAEGGTDDISNLRAACEDCNQGKSNKIITPLL, from the coding sequence ATGAAGAAGGAGGACTACTTCAAGCAGAGCCGAGCCGAAGGGCTCCCAAAGCGATGCCCAATCCTTGAATACTGTGCGCGTCGAATGTTCACTATGTACTTCTACGGCGACTACAGACAGGACGATGTCGTACAAGCGTTGAAGGGCTACCTACCGAAGGACTTTGCAGAGAAAGCAATCGGCTACTTTGGTGAAGCACCGGTTTGGCAGGCAGCGCGCGACAGGAAATCTGGGTACTTCCATGGAATGTGTCCTGAAGTGAATCTATTCGACCATGAGCATCAGCTCGGTGGTATGGAGGGGACCGCAAGCTGCGGAGGAAGCTGGAACTACGAGAACGGAAAACGAGAGCAAAGGCTTGAGCACAAACACTTTTCTGAGTGCTCGGAGTTCAGTAAGCACGCGTACGACACGTTGCCAACTAGGCTGGGCAGGTCGGCCGAGTCGCCATTGAAACCGAAACGGGTTAGCATATCGAAGAAGCTTCGTTTTGAAATCCTCCAAAGAGACAAGTTCACTTGCCAGTACTGCAACAGGTCAAAAGACGATGGCGTCAAGCTGCAAGTTGACCATCACATTCCAGTGGCAGAAGGCGGAACCGATGACATCTCGAACCTACGTGCCGCGTGTGAGGACTGCAACCAGGGCAAGAGCAACAAGATAATCACACCGCTCCTATGA
- a CDS encoding carboxypeptidase-like regulatory domain-containing protein: MRQLAWLLLLPLPALAQVPLTGRVLDAGTREPLPYASIGVQGSVRFTLANEEGAFNMVADTLRDSLRVALIGYRTRVISARDFARNSIVLLQPTAKELPSFTVKGSEAQYERVARVSKALREQGSGTARAYFELETYLEGQPVEVIECFYNAELAGARVRDLHLKHGRIGVAPVQTREGGQRYFVSLNTTKAVTLFDPTAANDHYPATPFQWTTAKAIKKRYRAELRSTDDSGTDLLRLTPRDTSGNAFTVDLWLRRKDDRVLAYELRCTACAPVPFEPYKAMDRIHSTDLRIKHVWRSDANTLQHTELSYAMDYEGMGRREHVRTNAVLHLFDPGGAFMLPLFEYDQEQPDYRKILLQPYDTVFWQQAPALVSTAQQQRDRAFLRTHGTFNGFRKADGTSKTTFFESNCAWWSAEKRISLKSLPPPPDDGMRPANYQQRGATVPATQVNLEAQLYLDMDTTGGTLRVFSATLLDGFRSYYHLPEERHTDCFINIFFDLCEMERRAMLAELQQPSMTVEHARSIHSRWTSDMRDMTRRYMKETALGSDYHALLEWNDKVKEALGIDNVALFGL, translated from the coding sequence ATGCGCCAACTGGCTTGGCTTCTCCTCCTCCCGCTTCCCGCGCTGGCCCAAGTGCCCTTGACCGGTCGCGTGCTGGATGCCGGTACACGCGAGCCGCTGCCCTACGCGAGCATCGGCGTGCAAGGCTCAGTGCGCTTCACCCTGGCGAACGAGGAGGGCGCCTTCAACATGGTGGCCGACACGTTGCGCGACTCGTTGCGCGTGGCGCTCATCGGCTATCGGACGCGCGTGATCAGTGCGCGGGATTTTGCTCGCAACAGCATCGTTCTGCTGCAACCCACCGCCAAGGAATTGCCGTCGTTCACCGTGAAGGGCAGCGAGGCTCAGTACGAGCGCGTCGCCCGCGTATCCAAGGCGTTGCGCGAGCAAGGGAGCGGCACGGCACGCGCGTACTTTGAGCTGGAGACATACCTCGAAGGGCAACCGGTGGAGGTCATCGAGTGTTTCTACAACGCGGAGCTGGCCGGTGCCCGCGTGCGCGACCTGCACCTGAAGCACGGCCGTATCGGTGTGGCGCCCGTGCAAACGCGCGAGGGCGGCCAGCGCTACTTCGTGAGCCTCAACACCACCAAGGCCGTTACGCTCTTCGACCCCACCGCCGCCAACGACCATTACCCCGCCACGCCGTTCCAATGGACCACGGCCAAGGCCATCAAGAAGCGTTACCGCGCCGAACTGCGCAGCACCGACGACAGCGGCACCGACCTGCTGCGCCTAACGCCGCGCGACACTTCGGGCAATGCCTTCACCGTGGACCTGTGGCTGCGCCGCAAAGACGACCGTGTGCTGGCGTACGAGCTGCGCTGCACCGCTTGCGCACCCGTGCCCTTCGAGCCCTACAAAGCGATGGACCGCATCCATAGCACCGACCTGCGCATCAAGCATGTGTGGCGTTCCGATGCCAACACGCTCCAGCACACCGAGCTCTCTTACGCCATGGACTACGAAGGCATGGGCCGTCGCGAGCATGTGCGCACCAACGCCGTGCTGCACCTATTCGACCCCGGCGGTGCATTCATGCTGCCGCTGTTCGAATACGACCAGGAGCAGCCGGACTACCGCAAGATCCTGTTGCAGCCTTACGACACCGTCTTCTGGCAACAAGCGCCCGCACTGGTGAGCACAGCACAGCAGCAACGCGACCGCGCCTTCCTGCGCACCCACGGCACCTTCAACGGGTTCCGCAAGGCGGACGGCACAAGCAAAACGACCTTCTTCGAGAGCAACTGCGCGTGGTGGAGCGCGGAGAAACGCATCAGCCTGAAGAGCCTGCCGCCGCCGCCCGACGACGGTATGCGCCCCGCCAACTACCAGCAACGCGGTGCAACGGTGCCCGCCACCCAAGTGAACCTGGAAGCGCAGCTCTACCTCGACATGGACACCACGGGTGGCACCCTGCGCGTGTTCAGCGCCACGCTGCTCGATGGCTTCCGCTCGTACTACCACCTGCCCGAGGAGCGCCACACCGATTGTTTCATCAACATCTTCTTCGACCTGTGCGAGATGGAGCGGCGGGCCATGCTGGCTGAACTCCAACAACCGTCCATGACCGTGGAACACGCGCGCAGCATCCATTCGAGATGGACCAGCGACATGCGCGACATGACGCGGCGCTACATGAAGGAAACCGCGCTGGGAAGCGACTATCACGCGCTGTTGGAATGGAACGACAAGGTGAAGGAGGCACTGGGGATAGACAACGTGGCGCTGTTCGGGTTGTAG
- a CDS encoding transketolase, giving the protein MSRTKAAPEVEMTFDELKEEILRDYELCAISREASLIGRKEVLGGKAKFGIFGDGKELAQVCMAKQFRNGDWRSGYYRDMTFMFAIGELTVQQWFAQLYAHADVNADPSSAGRSMNGHFATRSLDDRGEWKDLMAQPNSSPDISPTAGQMPRLLGLAQASKVFRNNPALHGYTHFSDKGNEVAFGTIGDASTSEGHFWETINAACVLQVPMAMSVWDDGWGISVSKAYQTTKGSISQALSGFEKEEGTNGLRIYKTKGWDYAHLNRTYETAIAQCRMEHVPCLIHVEEVTQPQGHSTSGSHERYKTGVSDWLRDKDGKPTEQVPLLDWYKVYDCNVKFREWILSFRPGGNNIATAEELDAIDNKAKTEARAAQKAAWKAFQDEVKGERLEVLGLLEGIGGECEAIAAELRNEAAPGRKEVMSAARRAVTLSQSKGDVQPGVLADQLRAWVERETAVNHERYGSHLHSQSAKSCLEVPEVPVEYASDEQVDGRIIIRDNFKALFEKEPLLLTFGEDTGKIGDVNQGMEGMQAQFGELRVSDTGIREATILGQGMGMALRGLRPVAEIQYLDYLLYCLQGMSDDLATVQWRTKGGQKCPLIIRTRGHRLEGVWHSGSPMGMIINSVRGVVVCVPRNMQQAAGMYNTLIQSDDAALVIECLNGYRSKERLPANLGQYTVPIGSVDVVREGTDLTLVSYGSTFNLCAKACDTLEALGISVELVDARTLLPFDRAHRTVQSVQKTNRLLVVDEDVPGGASAYLLQQVLEVQGGYRYLDAAPATLSAKAHRPAYGSDGDYFSKPSVEDVVEKVLGMVRE; this is encoded by the coding sequence ATGTCCCGAACCAAAGCCGCACCCGAAGTGGAGATGACCTTCGACGAACTGAAGGAGGAGATCCTCCGCGACTATGAACTCTGTGCCATCAGTCGCGAGGCCAGTTTGATCGGGCGGAAGGAAGTGCTGGGCGGCAAAGCCAAGTTCGGGATCTTCGGCGATGGCAAGGAACTGGCGCAGGTGTGCATGGCCAAGCAGTTCCGCAACGGCGATTGGCGCAGCGGGTACTACCGCGACATGACCTTCATGTTCGCCATCGGTGAGCTGACGGTGCAGCAGTGGTTCGCGCAGCTCTACGCCCACGCCGACGTGAACGCCGACCCAAGCAGCGCCGGCCGCAGCATGAACGGTCACTTCGCCACGCGCAGCCTCGACGACCGCGGAGAGTGGAAGGACCTGATGGCACAGCCGAACAGCAGCCCCGACATCTCCCCCACCGCCGGACAGATGCCGCGCCTGCTCGGGCTCGCGCAAGCCAGCAAGGTGTTCCGCAACAACCCCGCCCTGCACGGCTACACGCACTTCAGCGACAAGGGCAACGAGGTGGCCTTCGGTACCATCGGCGATGCCAGCACCAGCGAAGGCCACTTCTGGGAAACCATCAACGCCGCGTGCGTGCTGCAGGTGCCCATGGCCATGAGCGTGTGGGACGACGGCTGGGGCATCAGCGTGAGCAAGGCCTACCAGACCACCAAGGGCAGCATCAGCCAGGCGCTGTCGGGCTTCGAGAAGGAAGAAGGCACCAACGGCCTGCGCATCTACAAGACCAAGGGCTGGGACTATGCGCACCTGAACCGCACCTACGAAACGGCCATTGCGCAATGCCGCATGGAGCACGTGCCCTGCCTCATCCACGTGGAAGAAGTGACGCAGCCGCAAGGGCACAGCACCAGCGGCAGCCACGAGCGCTACAAGACCGGCGTGAGCGATTGGCTCCGCGACAAGGACGGCAAGCCCACCGAACAGGTGCCCTTGCTCGACTGGTACAAGGTGTACGACTGCAACGTGAAGTTCCGCGAGTGGATCCTCAGCTTCCGCCCCGGTGGCAACAACATCGCCACGGCGGAGGAGCTGGATGCCATCGACAACAAGGCGAAGACCGAGGCCCGCGCCGCGCAGAAAGCCGCATGGAAAGCGTTCCAGGATGAAGTGAAGGGCGAGCGATTGGAAGTGCTCGGCCTGCTGGAAGGCATCGGCGGCGAGTGCGAGGCCATTGCCGCTGAACTGCGGAACGAAGCCGCGCCCGGTCGCAAGGAAGTAATGAGCGCCGCACGACGTGCTGTCACCCTGAGCCAGTCGAAGGGTGATGTGCAACCCGGCGTGCTGGCCGACCAACTGCGCGCCTGGGTGGAACGCGAGACCGCCGTGAACCACGAGCGCTACGGAAGTCATCTGCACAGCCAGAGCGCCAAGAGCTGCCTGGAAGTGCCCGAGGTGCCGGTGGAATACGCCAGCGACGAGCAGGTGGACGGCCGCATCATCATCCGCGACAACTTCAAGGCGCTCTTCGAAAAAGAGCCGCTGCTGCTCACGTTCGGAGAGGACACCGGTAAGATCGGCGACGTGAACCAGGGCATGGAAGGCATGCAGGCGCAGTTCGGTGAATTGCGCGTCAGCGACACCGGCATCCGCGAGGCCACCATCCTGGGCCAGGGCATGGGCATGGCGCTGCGCGGTCTGCGCCCCGTGGCGGAGATCCAATACCTCGATTACCTGCTCTACTGCCTGCAAGGCATGAGCGACGACCTGGCCACCGTGCAGTGGCGCACCAAGGGCGGCCAGAAGTGCCCGCTCATCATCCGCACGCGCGGCCACCGCTTGGAAGGCGTGTGGCACAGCGGCAGCCCCATGGGCATGATCATCAACAGCGTGCGCGGCGTGGTGGTGTGCGTGCCGCGCAACATGCAGCAGGCCGCGGGCATGTACAACACGCTCATCCAGAGCGACGACGCCGCCCTTGTCATCGAATGCCTCAACGGCTACCGCAGCAAGGAGCGCCTGCCCGCCAACCTCGGCCAATACACCGTGCCCATCGGCAGTGTGGACGTGGTGCGCGAAGGCACCGACCTAACGCTGGTGAGCTACGGCAGCACCTTCAACCTGTGCGCAAAGGCGTGCGACACCCTGGAGGCGCTCGGCATAAGTGTGGAACTGGTGGATGCGCGCACCCTCCTGCCCTTCGACCGCGCGCACCGCACCGTGCAGAGCGTGCAGAAGACCAACCGCCTGCTGGTGGTGGACGAGGACGTGCCCGGCGGCGCCAGTGCCTACCTGCTGCAACAGGTCCTGGAAGTGCAAGGCGGCTACCGCTACTTGGATGCCGCACCCGCCACCCTCAGCGCCAAGGCCCACCGCCCCGCGTACGGCAGCGATGGCGACTACTTCAGCAAGCCCAGCGTGGAGGATGTGGTGGAGAAGGTGCTGGGGATGGTGAGGGAGTGA
- a CDS encoding 3'-5' exoribonuclease, with the protein MSYQLNLLAIRELNFTALDFETLNDERSSLCAIGVVQVRDGRIARTWKQLVRPREMRAGAVHFSVHRITLSDLEVSPKLEQVWEQLCGFLDGELVVAHNAEFDLAVLRSAAGLNNLILPSFRSLCTLKLARLAYPDLEHHGLSDMCEHLGVALAHHDYLEDARGCAELAVRALPLVHDSQLDLYGTNLTSSSSFEKEVRKHGYDEAKKAKDFDRSLLRPDFEGRDNSHPFYKAKVVFTGDLVSMDRQEAASRVQQLGADINQSISKLTKFVIVGASPGPSKMAKVAALKAAGADINVLEEDEFRAMLDSSPTHDRS; encoded by the coding sequence GTGTCATACCAACTTAACCTCCTAGCGATACGTGAACTGAACTTCACTGCGCTTGATTTCGAGACGCTGAATGATGAGCGAAGCAGCCTTTGCGCCATTGGTGTCGTTCAGGTGCGCGATGGTCGTATCGCGCGAACGTGGAAGCAGTTGGTGCGGCCGCGTGAGATGCGCGCGGGGGCCGTCCATTTTTCAGTCCATCGGATCACGCTGTCAGATTTGGAAGTGTCGCCCAAGTTGGAACAAGTTTGGGAACAGCTCTGCGGCTTCCTGGATGGTGAACTCGTCGTGGCCCACAATGCGGAATTTGACCTTGCCGTGCTGCGAAGTGCGGCAGGCTTGAACAACCTCATTTTACCGTCCTTCCGGTCGTTGTGCACGCTAAAGCTGGCAAGACTTGCCTACCCGGACCTTGAACACCATGGGCTATCGGACATGTGCGAGCATCTTGGAGTTGCTTTGGCGCATCATGACTATTTGGAAGATGCGCGAGGGTGTGCTGAGTTGGCCGTTCGGGCGTTGCCTTTGGTGCATGACAGCCAGTTGGACCTGTACGGTACAAACCTGACATCGAGCAGCTCGTTCGAGAAAGAGGTTCGAAAGCACGGCTACGATGAAGCCAAGAAGGCCAAAGACTTTGACAGGAGTTTGTTGCGTCCGGACTTTGAGGGAAGGGACAACAGCCACCCATTCTACAAGGCCAAGGTCGTCTTCACTGGCGATCTTGTGTCGATGGACCGACAAGAAGCGGCAAGTCGAGTTCAACAACTCGGCGCCGACATAAATCAGAGCATTAGCAAGCTCACCAAATTCGTGATCGTGGGCGCGAGCCCCGGACCATCGAAGATGGCCAAAGTCGCCGCGCTGAAGGCGGCTGGCGCTGACATCAACGTTCTTGAGGAGGATGAGTTCCGTGCGATGCTCGATAGCTCCCCGACTCACGACAGGAGCTAA
- a CDS encoding DUF2442 domain-containing protein, protein MKRRAKPVAYNGSDPIEAMILHEGLRIADVHPYKELDLLAIVLNSGDVLQARITDFERLNKASGRQLKKWRLIGGGIGVHWEAVDEDLSLRGFIRDAAQQEALRRFQPR, encoded by the coding sequence ATGAAACGCAGGGCCAAGCCAGTAGCATACAACGGGTCTGACCCCATCGAGGCGATGATCCTGCACGAAGGCTTGCGTATTGCCGACGTACACCCTTACAAGGAGTTGGACCTCTTGGCCATCGTACTGAACAGCGGCGACGTGTTGCAAGCCCGCATCACGGACTTCGAGCGCTTGAACAAAGCCAGCGGCCGACAGCTCAAAAAGTGGCGCCTCATAGGTGGCGGCATCGGCGTACACTGGGAGGCCGTGGATGAGGACCTTTCACTGCGCGGGTTCATTCGGGATGCGGCGCAGCAGGAAGCGTTGCGGCGATTCCAACCACGTTGA